The genomic DNA AACCTACCGGGGTTGTTTCTTGACGATATTTTCCCTTTGGCCCTCTCCCATAGGAACCGCCATAATAATTTCCATTGATTTCTCGATCCTGTCCACAGTAATTGGCTAAGTCTGTAGTAATTGTTTCTCCAAAATGAAATGGCGTAGTTGTATCGGCTCGACAGGCATATTCCCATTGAGCCTCAGTGGGCAATCGATAATCTCTTCCTGTCTTTTGCCGTAGTCTGGCACAAAACTCTTGGGCCTCATACCAGGAGACTTTCTCTACCGGACGACTCCAACGGTCATAGTCATCATAATTATCTTTAAATCGTGAAGTGAATATTGAAGGTTCTGGGTTAAGCTCTCGTTTAATAGCTTCCGTACTTTTTACTACTTGTTTCCATTGACCTTGAGTAATCGGGTAGCGACCGCAAAAAAATTTGCCCACACTTACTTTATGTTGTGGACTCTCGCTATTCCCACGTTCTAGCGCATCCACTGGTGACCCCATCAGAAAAGCTCCTGGAGGAATTTTCACCATTTCTAACCCAATGTTATTTCCCAGGTCTTCCCTGTAATATTGGGCTACTCCCCTTGATTTACGAATAGTGAGTCTGACCATATGAATAATAAATAATTTTGTTAATTGTTCATTAAATAGGGGGAAGGCGGACAACTCGCAGCCCTAGGCTATTGTACTGAGAGTCCGGATCGTCGTGGTTCCGAAGCGCAGAGCGGCAACCCCAAGGAATGGTGATCCAAGAACCACCACGTATAATTCTTCGGCGATCGCTCTCCAACAAATTGACTAAAAAGTCATTATAGGAGTAATAACGATCGTCATTATGTTCTTCATCCCATACTGAACCATCTTCTGGCGCTCCTTCATAATTATCATGCCAGGGATCTGCACAGGATTCCCACACATTACCGTGCATATTATATAGACCAAACTCATTAGTTACCTGAAAATGACCAACAACTGTTGGTTCTTCTCTACACTTTCCTTTTGGCCCTTCACCATAAGCGTAGTTGCCATTGTAATTTGCAATCTCTGTCGTCAGGGTTTCTCTAAAGTGGAATGGGGTTGTTGTTCCCCCGCGA from Roseofilum casamattae BLCC-M143 includes the following:
- a CDS encoding formylglycine-generating enzyme family protein, which codes for MVRLTIRKSRGVAQYYREDLGNNIGLEMVKIPPGAFLMGSPVDALERGNSESPQHKVSVGKFFCGRYPITQGQWKQVVKSTEAIKRELNPEPSIFTSRFKDNYDDYDRWSRPVEKVSWYEAQEFCARLRQKTGRDYRLPTEAQWEYACRADTTTPFHFGETITTDLANYCGQDREINGNYYGGSYGRGPKGKYRQETTPVGYFQVANSFGLCDMHGNVWEWCADDWDENHQGALDDGNVLRSRDRNATKVLRGGSWDDFPWNSHAALRLIVNPDSQNLCIGLRVVCIFPNSMNN